A genomic region of Alnus glutinosa chromosome 11, dhAlnGlut1.1, whole genome shotgun sequence contains the following coding sequences:
- the LOC133882278 gene encoding L-type lectin-domain containing receptor kinase IX.1-like: MGVLAAAIRFGFCVLLRRIKERMRLVDVEEEDEESGILESMDEVLIEGTGPKRFPYKELVVATDNFSEEGKLGQGGFGGVYRGFLAEQNMEIAVKRMSSSSNQGKKEYISEVKTISRLRHRNLVQLVGWSQKRDSFLLVYEYMPNGSLDYHLFRKKSHLSWPVRYKIAHGLAAGLLYLHEEWEQCVVHRDIKSSNVMLDSNFNAKLGDFGLARLVDHGLGSQTTALAGTMGYMAPECFSTGKASKESDVFSFGVVLLEIACGRKVVEHEAEESEVGLVSWVWELYGGGRLLDAADETLNEEYEKEEMKCLMSVGLWCANPDHKSRPSMRQAIQVLSSEAPLPSLPSHMPVPIYYYPPAGTTSTQISFTCTGEVTNKLELPVPSSSIQMPSVNVGQTE, from the coding sequence ATGGGGGTTTTGGCTGCAGCGATAAGGTTTGGCTTTTGCGTTTTACTGAGGAGGATCAAAGAAAGAATGCGGTTAGTAGacgtagaagaagaagatgaagaaagtgGCATTCTAGAATCCATGGATGAAGTGCTAATAGAAGGAACAGGACCAAAAAGATTTCCGTACAAGGAATTGGTTGTGGCAACGGATAACTTTTCAGAGGAAGGGAAGCTTGGACAAGGAGGTTTTGGAGGCGTCTACAGAGGTTTCTTGGCGGAACAAAACATGGAAATTGCTGTCAAGAGGATGTCCAGCAGCTCTAACCAGGGGAAAAAGGAGTATATTTCAGAGGTGAAGACCATAAGCCGTCTGAGACACCGGAATTTGGTTCAACTCGTTGGTTGGAGCCAAAAGCGGGATAGCTTTCTACTTGTATACGAGTACATGCCCAATGGAAGCTTAGATTATCATTTATTTCGCAAGAAAAGTCATCTCTCATGGCCAGTGAGATACAAAATTGCTCACGGGTTAGCCGCTGGATTGCTCTATCTCCACGAGGAATGGGAGCAATGCGTGGTGCATAGAGATATCAAATCGAGCAACGTGATGTTGGATTCAAACTTCAACGCAAAACTTGGTGACTTCGGTCTAGCCAGGCTTGTTGACCACGGACTTGGCTCGCAGACGACGGCTTTGGCCGGGACGATGGGCTACATGGCTCCGGAGTGTTTTAGCACAGGCAAGGCTAGTAAGGAATCAGACGTTTTCAGCTTTGGGGTAGTGTTGCTGGAGATCGCTTGTGGAAGAAAAGTGGTGGAGCATGAGGCAGAAGAGTCAGAAGTTGGTTTAGTCAGCTGGGTGTGGGAGCTTTATGGAGGAGGAAGGCTTCTCGACGCAGCCGATGAGACGCTAAATGAGGAGTATGAAAAGGAGGAGATGAAGTGTTTGATGAGTGTAGGGCTATGGTGTGCTAATCCAGATCACAAATCAAGGCCTTCTATGAGGCAGGCAATTCAGGTTCTTAGTTCTGAAGCACCATTGCCGAGCCTTCCATCCCATATGCCTGTGCCCATCTATTATTATCCGCCTGCAGGAACGACTTCAACGCAAATCTCCTTCACTTGTACAGGCGAGGTTACAAACAAGCTAGAACTTCCCGTGCCAAGCAGTTCCATCCAAATGCCCTCTGTAAATGTTGGTCAAACCGAGTGA
- the LOC133881197 gene encoding uncharacterized mitochondrial protein AtMg00810-like, translating to MHSSTVILQKKSNMHPPPAFHCSPHEVCELRRALYGLKQTPHAWFAKFKYVVTQQGFVPSAYDSALFLRTTNAHIILILLYVDDMIITGDDILGIHGLQSFLSRNFEMKDLGTLSYFLGLEVTSSADGYFLSQAKYVSGLLSRSSLTDNKIASSPLETNIKLLAMDDEHLSDATLYRQLVGSLIYLTVTQLDISYAVHLMSQFMSFPRLTHYAVVLHILHYDKGTLFQGLHFSSHSSLELRAYFDANRACDPTDRPSTTVYCFLLGTSLISWRSKKKSVARSSTEVEYRALTDTSFELLWLHWLLSDMSVSLFGCSPIHCDNQSAIQIAHNDVVHERTKHIEIDCYFIRHHL from the coding sequence ATGCATTCCTCAACGGTGATCTTGCAGAAGAAGTCTAATATGCATCCTCCACCTGCCTTTCATTGTTCACCACATGAAGTTTGCGAACTTCGTCGAGCACTTTATGGTCTCAAGCAGACTCCTCATGCTTGGTTCGCCAAGTTCAAATATGTGGTTACTCAACAAGGCTTTGTCCCTAGTGCATATGACTCAGCTCTTTTTCTTCGGACTACTAATGCTCATATTATTCTTATCCTTctttatgtagatgatatgatTATTACTGGTGATGACATTTTAGGCATACATGGTCTACAATCTTTCCTTAGTCGAAATTTTGAGATGAAGGATTTGGGAACACTCAGCTATTTTCTTGGACTAGAGGTTACTTCGAGTGCCGATGGGTATTTTCTATCTCAAGCCAAATATGTGTCTGGCCTACTATCTCGATCTAGTTTGACAGACAATAAAATAGCTAGCAGTCCTCTTGAGACCAATATTAAGCTTCTTGCTATGGATGATGAGCACTTATCAGATGCTACTCTCTACAGGCAGTTAGTGGGTAGTCTTATTTATCTCACAGTAACACAGCTCGATATTTCCTATGCTGTCCATTTGATGAGTCAATTTATGAGTTTCCCTCGCCTCACTCATTATGCTGTTGTTCTTCACATTCTGCATTATGACAAGGGCACTTTATTTCAGGGACTTCACTTCTCCTCTCATTCATCTCTTGAGCTCCGGGCCTACTTTGATGCTAATCGGGCTTGTGATCCTACAGATCGCCCCTCAACCACTGTTTATTGTTTCTTACTTGGGACTTCTTTAATTTCATGGCGGAGTAAGAAAAAATCTGTTGCTCGATCCAGTACTGAAGTTGAATATCGTGCACTTACTGACACTAGTTTTGAACTTCTTTGGTTGCACTGGCTTTTGTCTGATATGAGTGTCTCTCTGTTTGGCTGTTCTCCCATCCATTGTGACAATCAGAGTGCCATTCAGATTGCTCACAATGATGTTGTTCACGAGCGCACTAAACATATCGAGATTGACTGTTACTTCATTAGACATCATCTTTAG